Below is a genomic region from Methanomethylovorans hollandica DSM 15978.
ACTACAGTCATTCGTACAGAGAAATGGACCCCCGACGAAATAGTTTCAAGACAAAAGACCTATATTGAGATGTGTATTAAAATTTGGAACTTGAATACGTAAGAAGAACGATAATCTGTGAACTACCACTCAAATAAAGACTGAGTGATAGTTCACGCCATTTCTTCGAAGTATGGAACCATATCCGGGTGAAAATTCTCATCCAAGAAATACCGAGTAAATTTTCCATTTGGTTCTGTAACTAAGTATCCAAACTCTTTTAGTTTTTGAACATGTGTACTAATAGTGCTTCTTGCAAGTCCTAATTCTTCAGATATCTCTTTATTTGTTATACCCGGATTTTCGTATATTAACCAGCATATCTTTTTACAGGTAATTCCCTGTAAGTAAGGTTCGATCTCTCGAGAATAGATGTTGTTCAATACATTATGTTCTTTTGAAAATAGGTTAATGTAGTTCCCGTTTTTTAATAATACGATTTTTCCAGCTTCTTTAAGAACGCTTATATGGTATCGGACAGTTCCTCTTTTAAGTCTTAAGTCCCTTTTAACGGAATTAACAGTAATTCCGGGATTTCTTTCAATGAATTGGAGAATCTTCAGGCGATTATCATTATTTTCATCTTTTATCCTTGCGATTAATATCGCAGACAGCTTCCAACCGAGGGCTAAGACAAGTGAACTAATGGTTATTAATTGTAAAGAGAGTGGCAAATCCCAGAAAGTGATATTGGCATCTGCACCACTGTCATCATTGATCAAATTTGGATCCGGTTGGGTTAGAATTACATAATCTTTACAATAGCAAGGCGATGTGAAAAAAAAGAAAAGAATTATTGTTGCCAGAAGTATTCTTTTCATATTCTATAACCTTTAGATCGAATAGTCTTCAGTTCCACTAACCGAGTAACCGTATACTTTGTATCGCCAAGTTCCTTTTTCTATACCATTACTATTAGTAATGTATATTCTAATCCTTCCATTAATTGTTCCATCTGCAGAATCATAATAAGTTCCTATACAGTAATTACTTGGATTATATATACTAAGTCTTAGAGAATCACTTGTATCTCCCCAGTTCAAGTTAACAGTCATGCTTTGAATATTCGTGCTAACTGTCTTACTATGCCAGTTTGTTTCTCCTTGAGTTATGGTATCATATGTTGATTTGATTCCAATATCATTATCTGCTAGTTCTGCAGGAATTATCTTGTATCCGAGGTCCGATGCAGAAATCAAAGAGAATTCATCTTCTGTATCAGATGTGCTTGCTCCTGCTACCGTAATGAACAGCAAAAATACTACAAATCCCATTATTATCCTATTCAATCTTTATTCTCCTTGTTTATTGATTTTTGCAATAAGTATTGAAGTCAAACAAAGTATATAAGAATTTTAGCCATTGACCGAATTGAGAAAAAAAATAAATAGTGGGTGAATATACTATTAGAAGAGAATCAATATATTAGGAAATGGGTGATGCGCTGATCACCCATTTTTATGGATTCAACCCCCTAATCGAGGGTTTTTACTCATCCTCTACCCCATAGTTGCTGTTTCTTGTTTTAAGGTTCGTTTTTGATATTAATATCTAGGCACCCACAATATAAATAAATTATGGCCTTTACTCGAATTGAGAATCTGGGATATAGTAAGTTATATTGTTCCTGTGTTGTAGCTGGGAGTTATAGTTGTGCCCGCAATTGTATTGTGTGAACTGCCTGGAGATGCAATGTTAAATGGAAGATCAGAAAATACATTGATCTGGACAAGTGGTTTATCTGTAGCATTTGCTATTACTATTCCAACAGATAGTGTCAATACTAAAAGTACTGCAAGTGAGGATAATATTAATTTGTGGTTACTGCTCAGCATAAAAGCACCTTATAATACATCATCATACAAATTTAAATATCTGTCGCAAAGAAAAAATGAGATCAATTTTGAATTGCCTTTTAATATCTTAAGATTAGAAAACGTATCTAAAATTTGGATGAATCTAATATGAACCATGATTTATCGGGGATCCTGCTGAACTTATATTCATTTCCATTAACTCGGTATGTATAAAGTGTTTTTTTATTCTTGATAGCATCAGCAATAAGAAAATAATTAATGTTATAATAGACATTGATTATCATAGCAATTATTCCAGCAAGAGGAGACCAGTACCATAGGAATAATGCAAGAATCGTGAAGATAACCACCTTTAAAGAATGATATGCAAATGTTCTTGGATATATCCACGATATGAGTGATTTTTTCAAGTACTCTTGTTCTTTTGCAGGGGGATATTTGTCAGACAATATGTTTACTGAGAGAATATTCAAGAAATAGTAAGTAAGGTAGAGATCATCATGAGGATACCAGTCACGTTCATTCTTAGCATTCAATCGTCTTTTTTTCATGTAATCTGTTATTTCCTTTATATCAGCAGGACCCATTATTTCAATTAATTGTTCTTTATAAACATCTCTTAACAATGAGAAACCTTCTTTTTTGTCCAAATTATCAAGATCACTTTCATATTGTTCATGAATTGGATCTTTACTGGATACGTCATGAAGATGAACTGCAGTCATTCCGTCAGCTATGTAATGGCTTGCTACACCAAGTTCATAATAGGCATCAGATATCCTATTAATCAAAAACATGCTCCTTGCTTTCTGAATATGGTATCTGATCTTTTTAAGTCCATTTTTATTGAACCTGTGATCATAGTAGTCTTTGGTCACTTTATCAGGTGCAATGCTGCCTTCCCGGGCTTGATATAATAGTTGCTCATCAGAATGAAAACGACTAAGAATCCTTGAAAGTATCCTCTGGTGAGTTGACCATTTCATATAATTTTATGAATGTTTCTTTGGTATAAATATTTATTGTACATCGGAAAAACAATTGAGGATCTGAACTTAAAAAAAATAGTATAAAACCCTGTAGCATTGGCAGGGTTTCTATTCTTCACCATTTGTTGTAGTATTCTGCATGAGTATATATTGACTCATCCATTGCTAGATCTGCTGTGTTCAAGGTAAGGTTTGTAAACCAATATGGATATGGAATATCAGCACAAGTAAGTGCAGATACATCTTCTAAATGGCATTCACTTGCTGTGGTATGATTGAGCCATTGCATGTATACCCAACTATCCGTTTCTCCATAAGTAATTGTGAACTCAAATTCATCAAGTTCGATATCATCATCGTATGTTACTTCAGTTATTGCAGCCGGTTCAAGATGTTCGTTATTACACATCGTTTCTCCGTTCATTTCATATGATGTCGTGCTTAATTCGTCAAGGAGGATGTCACAAGTTCCTCTGATCTCAGCTGCAGTAAATCTTCTGTAACCTACGGTAGAATCATACTCACACCAACAGTATGTGTAAGTTCCAAGTGGAGTGACGATTGTTTCACACTGTACTTCTCCGTCAACTGGATAATATTCTCTGCATTCGTCTACAGTGACTACATATTCTGCATCCCATTCATCTGCTCTAAGAACGAGTAAAAGTCTATAAGCGATTTCATCGAACAAAGGATCTCCTTCATGCAATTCATATTCTTCATCACCGATAGCATCAACAATATACTGTGCAGTTTCTTCAATGATACTTTCTTTCGTTGGTACTTCATTCCCATAGAAATCCGGATCGTAGTTGTGTTCATATTCCAGAGGATATGGTTCATTAATAGTTTCGTATATTCCCCCTGGTTTTTCAATATCCTCAATTACAGTTACTAACTGGTCATTGCGTGCAAGATATGGGTAAGCAAATCTATAATAGCTGTTAAGAGTTTCAACTTCGATTGGGACATTGTATGTTCCATAACTATAATCAAATTCAGAATTATCATCGTCTAAATATGCATTGGTCGTAGGAATTGGCATGAGATCTGAGAGTTTGCCGTTCTGCTCGTAATAATAGGTTATGTTATAGTTTCTTGTAACAGCTAACTGTTGCCATGCTCCATCCATTACTTCAAATGACTCTTCATCTGTAGTACCAATACACAATTGTGCGTTAGGTGTCCAAAAATAGTTATAAAGCCATTCTTGTGTTGTTTCAGCAATGTTTTCAAGATCAAGTGGATTTGCCTCAGAAATTAGTCGATTATGGAATTGTTCATAGGTTATGTAAGATAATGATTCTAATGCATCGTGTTCAGCATGACGTATTGCAAACCATGCTGATTCAAGGATATAGCTTGCTTTTGTTTCCTGCCCTGGTACTACATGAGCATTAGTGAGTATCAATGCTTGTAAGGGCGTGTGAGTGTATTCTGCTGTCGTTGCTGCAAGTATCGGGATAAGGGCGAATAAGGTTAGGACCCCGACAGTTATCACTAACATATATTGACTTCTAGGGCCAAACATAAAAAAAGAAACGCTTTAAAAGTATTTAATGATATGCAAAAGAAAAAAATCAGGCATTGATCCTGATTTCACTATTGTTAAATGTATTCATTTCAATTATTTTATTCATTCCTTCTTTTCCCAGGCCATCAATTATCTCAACGGGCATACCAAGATCTATCTGTTTTATAATTTCCGTATTTTTTCCCCATAAGGTAACTTTGATCTGGCCTGTATTGTCTTTGACAACGATGTTTCCGACAGAATTAAGCTGTCCACTGTCATTTGAGAATTCTCTGATCTCACTGATATCAATTATATTACCTTTTATTGAGTATTTCTTTCCTACAGTGACTTGGTTGATGGGTACAAAGGCCTCCTTGAAGACCACATTATTATTTGTTTTCTCTATTGATGTTGAATCACCAATCTGTAATTCAACTGATTTAGAGAAGTCGTTGTATTTTGCTGTAGCATTTCTGATCAGGAGACTATCACCAACCTTAATATCCGGGGATAAATCTGCTTTATCGTTCCAAAGAGTTGCGTTCACCTTTCCACTATCATCGCCAAGAGAAATATTTCGGAGTTTACCAGTGCCATTCTTCTTATTGAATGTTTTTACATCACCGATCTTCAGAACCTTTACGATAAGATAGATATTAGACTCGTTATTTTTGATCTCGCTTATCTTTTTTTGAGGAATAGTAGCTTGAACAGATTCCTGCGAGATGCATATTGAATCTTTCGTACCTATGTTTATTTGAGTGCCTGTAGCACCATCCTTGGCTTGTCCAGTAATATCAATTGTATCGTTGACTTTTACAAAACCACCTGTTATATTTTCAACCATTTCATCCCACAACGAAGCAATAACACAGCCAGTTTCGTCTGCTATTGTTATAGATATGACTCTTCCTGTACTGTTGTCTTTCCTTGGGAATTCTCTCACTGTTCCAACATTGATGATTTTACCAATAACACGAACAGTGCTTCCATCCGGTTCTATATTTTTGATCTTGATGGGGTCCTGTGTAGGAGTAGACGTTGTCATCCCCAAATCATTGTTAACAAGCAAGGCAGCTGTTTTTGGATCACATAATCCGGCAAGGGTTTCTATCCTGGCCTGCACAAGTTCTATATATTTCTCTGGGGTAATCTGAGAATTTACTTTTTCATATTCATCTTTAATTTCACTAAAACTAACATTTTCCATGGGTACACCTCGATAATAGCATCAGCTAATCCTTTTTATCTTTGAACTTAATATGATGTAAAAGCATAAAAATGCTTCTAATGATAGTATGCGTTTTTTATTTTATTAAAATTCTTTGTTGGTCATGAGTATTAAAAATAGTGGATCTCCACAACATTGAGTGGGTAAGTTAATATGTTATTTCATCTAAACCCTTTTTAATGGAAGACAAAGACCTCATTCAACTTGCTCTGGGAATAATCCCTCCTTGGTTTGTAAAAGAACTAAATCTCGATACTTCTAAGAAAAGGATGGATATTTACCTTGATTTTATAAAAGGGAGCAAATTCCTCTGTCCTGTATGTAATGAATTGTGCCCTATTCATGATACAAAAGAAAGAATATGGAGACACCTGGATTTCTTCCATTACGAAACCTATCTTCATGCAAAGGTTCCCAGAATAAAGTGTAATGGACATGGTGTGAAGTTGATCGATCTTCCATGGACCAGACAGAACACGGGGTTTACCTTGTTCTTTGAAGCATTGATCGTTGCTATGTGCAAAGAAATGTCAGTTGCTTCTGTAGCTGATATTGTACATATTCATGAGGATTCTGTGTGGAGAATACTTAGTCATTATGTAGACAAAGCAAAAGAAGAAAGGGATATATCATATATTAAAACGATCGGAGTAGACGAGATAGCTGTTAAAAAGGGCCATAACTACGTCACTTTGTTCTATGATATGGAAGAAGCAAGAGTCATACACATCGAAAATGGAAAAGGAAAGGATGTGTTCCAAAAATTTAGAACAGAGATCGCTGGCAAGGTAGATCATGAACAGATCCAATACATATCTATGGATATGTATCCTGCATTCAAAAGTGGGGCCAGGGAATATTTCCCAAAAGCTACGATCGTTTTTGATAAGTTCCATGTGATAAAGATGATGAATGATTCAGTTGATAGAGTTAGAAGAACTGAATCAAAAGAAAACCATGTTCTTAAGAATACCAGGTTTATGTGGTTAAAGAACCCTGAGAGATTGTCAGAGAAAGAAAACGTAATCATGGAATCTATCAAGAACCTTGATACAAAAACTGCTAAAGCATACCAGTTTAGATTGGCCCTTCAAAGATTGTGGACAATAAAAGAGGTATCAGTAGCAAGGGAATATCTTGATAAATGGCATTATTGGGGAACCCATAGCAATATCCCAGAGATAATTTCAGTGTCAAAAGCCATCAAAAAACATGCGCAGGGAATTCTTGAAGCAATGAAGAATGGTATAAACAATGGAGTTGCAGAGGGAATAAACAATAAAATTAAAACTGCTTTTAAAAGATCTTATGGTCTAAAGACGGAAAAATACAGGAATAACATGATCTATCTGATGGCGGGAAAATTGACATTACCCACACGATGTTGAAGAGAGCCAAAATAGTTAAGTAAGAAATTCGTGGTTTTTCTCGTTATAATTTCTCTTAAATTCTACTACAAGAATCCCATCGTTATAAGTAACATGTTCAAATTTTGGATGGACTGAAACAGGTAAATGAATATTGTATTCATACTTCCATTGTTGGTAAGATGCAGATACTTTTACATTCCTATTAGTAGAGTCAATAATGATTTGTTGCCGAGGAACTCCAGGCGTAGGTGCATCTATAATTACACTAGTTGGAGTAATATATCTACCATAATCCAGATTTTGTCGTCTGTTTTTGGGTATCTTTGATGTTATAAATCCTACTAATTTGTTAATGGGAATGTTGTTATTCACTTCTATAAAGAAGCGTGGCCATATCCAATTATAGAAAATTCCCTTTTCAACTATTATAGCAGGAGTCCCCTTCCTCGAAGCGTAGCGACAGGTGGGGGAGGAATGCGTCACTCCAACTAACATTAAAGTATTTATAACATAAAAAACATTATACTACTAACGATTTTCTACCAAAAAAGCAAACAATATACTGAAATATTTGAAAGAAGGTTATTGCATGATCCTGACCAAAACTGTTATTCTGAAAATAGTAAATCCAGATAACGATCTGGTAGAGACCATGCAAAAGTATTCAGATGGAATGAACTATGCTTCTTCTGTTGTTTT
It encodes:
- a CDS encoding Hsp20/alpha crystallin family protein → MLVGVTHSSPTCRYASRKGTPAIIVEKGIFYNWIWPRFFIEVNNNIPINKLVGFITSKIPKNRRQNLDYGRYITPTSVIIDAPTPGVPRQQIIIDSTNRNVKVSASYQQWKYEYNIHLPVSVHPKFEHVTYNDGILVVEFKRNYNEKNHEFLT
- a CDS encoding ISL3 family transposase, coding for MEDKDLIQLALGIIPPWFVKELNLDTSKKRMDIYLDFIKGSKFLCPVCNELCPIHDTKERIWRHLDFFHYETYLHAKVPRIKCNGHGVKLIDLPWTRQNTGFTLFFEALIVAMCKEMSVASVADIVHIHEDSVWRILSHYVDKAKEERDISYIKTIGVDEIAVKKGHNYVTLFYDMEEARVIHIENGKGKDVFQKFRTEIAGKVDHEQIQYISMDMYPAFKSGAREYFPKATIVFDKFHVIKMMNDSVDRVRRTESKENHVLKNTRFMWLKNPERLSEKENVIMESIKNLDTKTAKAYQFRLALQRLWTIKEVSVAREYLDKWHYWGTHSNIPEIISVSKAIKKHAQGILEAMKNGINNGVAEGINNKIKTAFKRSYGLKTEKYRNNMIYLMAGKLTLPTRC
- a CDS encoding OB-fold nucleic acid binding domain-containing protein, which translates into the protein MENVSFSEIKDEYEKVNSQITPEKYIELVQARIETLAGLCDPKTAALLVNNDLGMTTSTPTQDPIKIKNIEPDGSTVRVIGKIINVGTVREFPRKDNSTGRVISITIADETGCVIASLWDEMVENITGGFVKVNDTIDITGQAKDGATGTQINIGTKDSICISQESVQATIPQKKISEIKNNESNIYLIVKVLKIGDVKTFNKKNGTGKLRNISLGDDSGKVNATLWNDKADLSPDIKVGDSLLIRNATAKYNDFSKSVELQIGDSTSIEKTNNNVVFKEAFVPINQVTVGKKYSIKGNIIDISEIREFSNDSGQLNSVGNIVVKDNTGQIKVTLWGKNTEIIKQIDLGMPVEIIDGLGKEGMNKIIEMNTFNNSEIRINA
- a CDS encoding winged helix-turn-helix transcriptional regulator: MKRILLATIILFFFFTSPCYCKDYVILTQPDPNLINDDSGADANITFWDLPLSLQLITISSLVLALGWKLSAILIARIKDENNDNRLKILQFIERNPGITVNSVKRDLRLKRGTVRYHISVLKEAGKIVLLKNGNYINLFSKEHNVLNNIYSREIEPYLQGITCKKICWLIYENPGITNKEISEELGLARSTISTHVQKLKEFGYLVTEPNGKFTRYFLDENFHPDMVPYFEEMA
- a CDS encoding zinc dependent phospholipase C family protein, whose protein sequence is MKWSTHQRILSRILSRFHSDEQLLYQAREGSIAPDKVTKDYYDHRFNKNGLKKIRYHIQKARSMFLINRISDAYYELGVASHYIADGMTAVHLHDVSSKDPIHEQYESDLDNLDKKEGFSLLRDVYKEQLIEIMGPADIKEITDYMKKRRLNAKNERDWYPHDDLYLTYYFLNILSVNILSDKYPPAKEQEYLKKSLISWIYPRTFAYHSLKVVIFTILALFLWYWSPLAGIIAMIINVYYNINYFLIADAIKNKKTLYTYRVNGNEYKFSRIPDKSWFILDSSKF